From the genome of Thermococcus chitonophagus, one region includes:
- a CDS encoding translation initiation factor eIF-2B alpha/beta/delta subunit family protein (eIF-2BA; catalyzes the binding of GTP to IF2), with product MLPDSVLSILKEMMEERIKGASWLAKRGAEAFLVLAREIDESLLEDAIRELKEEIVRVNPSMASLHNLVRFFPVTNDREKIIARAEEFLRRIEEAKRELASIGAQLIDPGDVVITHSLSSAVLEIFKLAKIRGKEFKVILTESAPDYEGLKLAEELESLGIDFEIITDSQIGLFCKRATLALVGADMVTKDGYVVNKAGTYLLALACHENGVPFYVAAETYKFHPSQKAEDVELLERPLRRGEFEVRNVLFDVTPWRFIRGIITELGIIVPPRDLQ from the coding sequence ATGCTTCCGGATAGTGTTCTCTCAATACTCAAGGAGATGATGGAAGAGAGGATAAAGGGAGCGAGCTGGCTAGCAAAGAGAGGTGCCGAAGCCTTTCTCGTTCTCGCGAGGGAGATCGATGAGTCCCTCTTGGAGGATGCAATCAGGGAGCTTAAGGAGGAGATCGTGAGGGTAAACCCCAGCATGGCTTCCCTACATAATCTCGTCAGGTTCTTTCCGGTAACCAATGACAGGGAGAAGATAATTGCAAGGGCCGAGGAGTTCCTCAGGAGGATAGAGGAGGCAAAGAGGGAGCTTGCCTCTATAGGGGCTCAGCTCATCGATCCTGGGGATGTGGTGATTACCCACTCGCTGTCTTCAGCGGTTCTTGAGATATTTAAGCTCGCAAAAATCCGCGGGAAGGAGTTTAAGGTTATCCTCACCGAGAGCGCCCCTGATTATGAAGGACTGAAGCTGGCTGAAGAGTTAGAATCCCTGGGTATAGATTTCGAGATAATAACAGACTCACAGATAGGCCTGTTCTGCAAGAGGGCTACGCTCGCGTTGGTTGGAGCGGATATGGTGACCAAAGATGGCTACGTTGTTAACAAAGCCGGCACTTATCTCTTGGCTCTAGCTTGCCACGAAAATGGCGTTCCCTTCTACGTCGCAGCCGAAACTTACAAGTTCCACCCAAGTCAGAAAGCTGAAGACGTGGAATTGCTGGAGAGGCCGCTCAGGAGGGGTGAGTTTGAAGTTAGAAACGTTCTCTTTGATGTGACTCCCTGGAGGTTCATAAGGGGGATAATAACAGAGCTCGGGATTATAGTTCCGCCGAGGGACTTGCAATGA